A window from Streptomyces sp. NBC_00299 encodes these proteins:
- a CDS encoding glycerophosphodiester phosphodiesterase codes for MGTQENEQTGVTGRRMLLGAAVLGAGGAVLGLSGTARAAEARHGGSGGGLKNLPKPTIIGHRGASGYRPEHTLGSYQLALDMGADIVEAGDLVPTKDGHLVCRHEPEIGGTTDVADHPEFADRKKTKSLDGVATTGWFTEDFTLAELKTLRATERIPANRPHNTLYNGRWEIPTFEEVLRWQDEQSRKRGKQVWIYPELKHPTYFRKQGLALEERVAKVLHKHGKDRRNSPVILQSFEPTSIQRLNKLVDNPLVVLLSGATTRPWDFVETGDPRTVADLVKPAGLREIASYAQGIGPTLDLVIPKDANGNLTQPTTLVADAHKVGLILHPYTMRNENPFLPTSFRRGTDADAYGDVFGAYKTYFATGIDGVFTDNPDTGLLAREDFVND; via the coding sequence ATGGGAACCCAGGAGAACGAGCAGACGGGCGTCACCGGAAGGCGGATGCTTCTCGGCGCAGCTGTGCTCGGCGCGGGCGGAGCGGTCCTCGGGCTGTCCGGTACGGCGCGAGCGGCCGAGGCACGGCACGGCGGCTCGGGCGGCGGCCTGAAGAACCTGCCCAAGCCGACGATCATCGGACACCGCGGCGCCAGCGGCTACCGGCCCGAGCACACCCTCGGCTCCTACCAGCTGGCCCTGGACATGGGCGCCGACATCGTCGAGGCCGGCGACCTGGTGCCCACCAAGGACGGCCACCTCGTCTGCCGGCACGAGCCGGAGATCGGCGGCACGACCGATGTCGCGGACCACCCCGAGTTCGCCGACCGCAAGAAGACCAAGTCCCTCGACGGCGTGGCCACCACCGGCTGGTTCACCGAGGACTTCACGCTCGCCGAGCTGAAGACGCTGCGTGCGACCGAGCGCATCCCGGCCAACCGCCCGCACAACACCCTGTACAACGGCCGCTGGGAGATCCCCACCTTCGAAGAGGTCCTGCGGTGGCAGGACGAGCAGAGCCGCAAGCGCGGCAAGCAGGTCTGGATCTACCCCGAGCTCAAGCACCCCACCTACTTCCGCAAGCAGGGCCTCGCCCTGGAGGAGCGGGTCGCCAAGGTGCTCCACAAGCACGGCAAGGACCGGCGGAACTCGCCCGTCATCCTCCAGTCCTTCGAGCCGACCAGCATCCAGCGGCTGAACAAGCTCGTCGACAACCCGCTGGTGGTCCTGCTCTCCGGCGCGACCACCCGGCCCTGGGACTTCGTCGAGACGGGCGACCCGCGTACGGTCGCCGACCTGGTCAAGCCGGCCGGTCTCAGGGAGATCGCCTCCTACGCCCAGGGCATCGGCCCCACCCTGGACCTGGTCATCCCGAAGGACGCGAACGGCAACCTCACCCAGCCCACGACGCTGGTCGCCGACGCACACAAGGTCGGGCTGATCCTGCACCCCTACACGATGCGCAACGAGAACCCCTTCCTGCCGACCAGCTTCCGCAGGGGCACCGACGCGGACGCCTACGGTGACGTCTTCGGCGCCTACAAGACGTACTTCGCGACCGGCATCGACGGCGTGTTCACCGACAATCCCGACACGGGCCTGCTGGCCCGCGAGGACTTCGTCAACGACTGA
- a CDS encoding TetR/AcrR family transcriptional regulator: MAVDRDHVLRSAAALLTRKSTATMDEVAKAAGISRATLHRQFAGRDALVRALESLGIAECEAAVDSARLDEGAASDAVRRLVRGIEPVAGLLAFLYTENQLFEGEEVDEGWSRIDARIAALFRRGQDNGEFRIDLTPTWLTEALFGLLASGAWVVQSGKVAANDFHHMIVELLLGGALRREES; the protein is encoded by the coding sequence ATGGCCGTCGATCGTGACCACGTACTCCGCAGTGCCGCCGCACTGCTGACCCGCAAATCCACCGCGACCATGGACGAGGTCGCCAAGGCCGCCGGAATCAGCCGCGCCACACTGCACCGGCAGTTCGCCGGCCGGGACGCGCTCGTGCGGGCCCTCGAGTCGCTCGGCATCGCTGAGTGCGAGGCCGCGGTGGACTCGGCGCGGCTGGACGAGGGGGCGGCGAGTGACGCCGTACGACGTCTCGTCCGCGGGATCGAGCCCGTCGCGGGCCTCCTCGCCTTCCTCTACACCGAGAACCAGCTGTTCGAGGGCGAGGAGGTGGACGAGGGCTGGTCCCGGATCGACGCCCGGATCGCCGCGCTGTTCCGGCGCGGACAGGACAACGGCGAGTTCCGGATCGACCTCACGCCCACCTGGCTCACCGAGGCTCTGTTCGGGCTGCTCGCCTCCGGCGCCTGGGTCGTGCAGAGCGGCAAGGTCGCGGCCAACGACTTCCACCACATGATCGTCGAGCTGTTGCTCGGCGGCGCGCTCAGAAGAGAGGAATCATGA
- a CDS encoding aldo/keto reductase has product MPFARLATATTPTCHIGLGLAAVGRPGYINLGRDEDLGEHRSPEALRTRTHELLDAAYAQGVRYFDVARSYGRSEEFLADWLKARPAFDDIVVGSKWGYTYTADWTTDAEKHEVKDHGLQTYERQRAETDDLLGDRLDLYQIHSVTPDSPALTDKDLHARLAEAAAAGLTIGFSTSGPAQADAIRAALAVTVDGEPLFRTVQSTYNALETSAEPALAEAHDAGLTVIVKEGMANGRLADPYAPDALKAVAEETSLGCDAVALALILRRPWAGVVLSGAATAVQLASNLHAAVVDLDEGQLEKLAALVEEPGAYWERRGQLPWH; this is encoded by the coding sequence ATGCCCTTTGCCCGACTGGCCACAGCGACGACCCCCACCTGCCACATCGGACTGGGCCTCGCCGCCGTCGGCCGCCCCGGCTACATCAATCTCGGCCGGGACGAAGACCTCGGAGAGCACCGCAGCCCCGAAGCGCTGCGCACCCGCACCCACGAACTCCTCGACGCCGCCTACGCCCAGGGCGTCCGCTACTTCGACGTGGCCCGCTCCTACGGCCGTTCCGAGGAGTTCCTGGCCGACTGGCTGAAGGCCCGTCCCGCATTCGACGACATCGTCGTGGGCAGCAAATGGGGCTACACGTACACCGCCGACTGGACCACCGACGCCGAGAAGCACGAGGTCAAGGACCACGGCCTGCAGACGTACGAACGTCAGCGCGCCGAGACCGACGACCTGCTCGGCGACCGGCTCGACCTCTACCAGATCCACTCGGTGACCCCGGACAGCCCCGCCCTCACCGACAAGGACCTCCACGCGAGGCTCGCCGAAGCCGCCGCCGCCGGCCTCACCATCGGCTTCTCCACCAGCGGCCCCGCCCAGGCCGACGCGATCCGCGCCGCCCTCGCCGTGACGGTCGACGGTGAGCCCCTCTTCCGTACCGTCCAGTCGACGTACAACGCCCTGGAGACCTCGGCCGAACCCGCCCTCGCCGAGGCCCACGACGCCGGGCTCACGGTGATCGTCAAGGAGGGTATGGCCAACGGGCGGCTCGCTGACCCGTATGCGCCGGATGCTCTGAAGGCCGTGGCCGAGGAGACGTCCCTCGGGTGTGACGCCGTCGCCCTCGCGCTGATCCTGCGCCGACCGTGGGCCGGCGTGGTCCTCTCCGGTGCCGCGACGGCCGTACAGCTCGCGTCCAACCTGCACGCCGCTGTCGTCGATCTCGACGAGGGGCAGCTGGAGAAGCTCGCCGCGCTGGTGGAGGAGCCGGGCGCGTACTGGGAGCGGCGCGGGCAACTGCCCTGGCACTGA
- a CDS encoding L,D-transpeptidase family protein encodes MRPGVVALASASLLVLGAAAGTGTPEPLPARMADTGGGTQLITAVAPGKGSTSGTVTWWDRVGGTWVKAGSAPARFGAKGLVEGTSRKQGTNTTPTGLYGLPYAFGIKAAPPGTAYKYRRVHQDSWWCQDNDSRAYNRWSEPLARDCRAAESEHLVSYGALYAHALVIAFNYERPVKGRGAGIFLHVKGRTATAGCVSVSEAAMKRILKWADPGRKPHIAIGTTGGATAITRY; translated from the coding sequence ATGCGCCCCGGTGTCGTAGCCCTCGCGTCCGCGTCCCTTCTCGTGCTCGGTGCCGCAGCCGGCACCGGAACGCCCGAGCCGCTGCCCGCACGCATGGCCGACACCGGGGGCGGCACCCAGCTGATCACCGCTGTGGCGCCGGGGAAGGGCTCGACGTCGGGCACGGTCACCTGGTGGGACCGGGTCGGCGGGACATGGGTGAAGGCCGGTTCGGCGCCGGCCCGTTTCGGGGCGAAGGGCCTCGTCGAGGGGACCAGCCGCAAGCAGGGCACGAACACGACACCGACCGGGCTGTACGGGCTGCCGTACGCCTTCGGCATCAAGGCGGCGCCGCCCGGCACTGCGTACAAGTACCGGCGTGTGCACCAGGACTCCTGGTGGTGCCAGGACAACGACTCCCGCGCCTACAACCGCTGGAGCGAGCCGCTGGCACGGGACTGCCGTGCCGCCGAGTCCGAGCACCTGGTCTCCTACGGAGCGCTGTACGCCCACGCGCTCGTCATCGCCTTCAACTACGAGCGCCCCGTGAAGGGCCGCGGCGCCGGCATCTTCCTCCATGTGAAGGGGCGTACGGCGACGGCCGGTTGTGTGTCGGTGTCCGAGGCGGCGATGAAGCGGATCCTCAAGTGGGCCGATCCGGGACGGAAGCCGCACATCGCGATCGGGACGACGGGCGGGGCCACGGCGATCACCCGTTACTGA
- a CDS encoding ferredoxin reductase family protein: MTTTLAGGRAARRQTMRRIRPRRSPAVPLVIALWAGAAAVLWLWWDNTPSLADNTAKIIAAGRITGLLAGYLMALVVLQMARVPALERRVGSDRVARWHAMSGRYTICLVIAHVFLIMWGYALQAGKTLGDVVQQTIDSVNTLPDMGKAAIGTGLLFFIAFISIGGIRRRIPYDTWYHVHLLTYAAVYLTFWHQISTGNEFAVEPAAKTFWYGLYGVVTALVVWYRILTPIRLNLRHRMYVEAVIEETPGIVSVLIGGRKLHRIGAEAGQFFRWRFKAPGMRFSSHPYSLSAAPRPDMLRITVKAIGDHTSRLRDLKPGTKVWAEGPYGALTAQRRSRGKVLLVAGGVGITPMRALFETLPGASGDITLLYRANSTQDLALWDELSKIADERGARLMYAVNSPDGERPDISAERLQQKLPDIDKHDVFMCGPAGFAQSVYEALRGAGVPARRIHHESFEM, encoded by the coding sequence GTGACCACCACGCTCGCAGGCGGCCGTGCCGCTCGCCGCCAGACGATGCGCCGCATCCGCCCGCGCCGCTCCCCGGCCGTTCCGCTGGTGATCGCCCTATGGGCGGGCGCGGCGGCGGTGCTGTGGTTGTGGTGGGACAACACGCCGTCCCTCGCGGACAACACGGCCAAGATCATCGCCGCGGGCCGGATCACCGGCCTGCTCGCCGGCTACCTGATGGCGCTCGTGGTGCTCCAGATGGCCCGGGTGCCCGCGCTGGAGCGACGGGTGGGCTCGGACCGGGTCGCGCGCTGGCACGCGATGAGCGGGCGGTACACGATCTGCCTGGTCATCGCGCATGTCTTCCTCATCATGTGGGGTTACGCGCTCCAGGCCGGCAAGACGCTCGGCGACGTCGTCCAGCAGACGATCGACTCGGTCAACACGCTGCCGGACATGGGCAAGGCCGCCATCGGCACGGGGCTGCTGTTCTTCATCGCCTTCATCTCGATCGGGGGCATCCGCCGCCGCATCCCGTACGACACCTGGTACCACGTGCACCTGCTGACGTACGCGGCCGTGTACCTGACGTTCTGGCACCAGATCTCCACCGGCAACGAGTTCGCCGTCGAGCCCGCCGCGAAGACCTTCTGGTACGGGCTGTACGGCGTGGTCACCGCGCTGGTGGTCTGGTACCGGATCCTCACGCCGATCCGCCTCAACCTGCGGCACCGGATGTATGTCGAGGCGGTCATCGAGGAGACGCCGGGCATCGTGTCCGTGCTGATCGGCGGGCGCAAGCTGCACCGGATCGGGGCGGAGGCCGGGCAGTTCTTCCGGTGGCGGTTCAAGGCGCCGGGCATGCGCTTCAGCTCCCACCCGTACTCGCTGTCCGCCGCGCCCCGCCCCGACATGCTGCGGATCACGGTCAAGGCGATCGGCGACCACACCTCGCGACTGCGCGACCTGAAGCCCGGCACCAAGGTGTGGGCCGAGGGGCCGTACGGCGCGCTGACCGCCCAGCGGCGCAGCCGCGGCAAGGTGCTGCTGGTCGCCGGCGGGGTCGGCATCACCCCGATGCGGGCCCTGTTCGAGACGCTGCCGGGTGCGTCCGGCGACATCACCCTGCTCTACCGGGCCAACAGCACCCAGGACCTGGCGCTGTGGGACGAGCTCTCCAAGATCGCCGACGAGCGCGGCGCCCGGCTGATGTACGCGGTCAACAGCCCGGACGGGGAGCGGCCCGACATCTCGGCGGAGCGGTTGCAGCAGAAGCTGCCCGACATCGACAAGCACGACGTGTTCATGTGCGGGCCGGCCGGCTTCGCGCAGTCCGTCTACGAGGCACTTCGCGGCGCGGGTGTGCCCGCCCGCCGCATCCATCACGAGTCGTTCGAGATGTGA
- a CDS encoding lysophospholipid acyltransferase family protein translates to MSRFVLIKAVLGPIMRLMFRPQVEGAEHIPGDGPVILAGNHLTFIDSMILPLVCDRQVLFIGKDEYVTGKGLKGRLMAWFFTGVGMIPVDRDGGRGGVAALMTGRRILEEGSVFGIYPEGTRSPDGRLYRGRTGIARLTLMTGAPVVPFAMIGTDKIQPGGAGMPRPRKVTVRFGEAMEFSRYEGMDRDRYVLRAVTDSVMAEVMRLSGQEYVDMYASKAKEAA, encoded by the coding sequence TTGTCCCGCTTCGTGCTCATCAAGGCAGTGCTCGGACCGATCATGCGCCTGATGTTCCGCCCACAGGTGGAGGGCGCGGAGCACATCCCGGGCGATGGTCCGGTCATCCTGGCCGGCAACCACCTCACGTTCATCGACTCGATGATCCTGCCGCTGGTCTGCGACCGACAGGTCCTCTTCATCGGCAAGGACGAGTACGTCACCGGCAAGGGCCTCAAGGGCCGGCTGATGGCGTGGTTCTTCACCGGCGTCGGCATGATCCCCGTCGACCGTGACGGCGGCCGCGGCGGTGTGGCCGCGCTGATGACCGGGCGCCGGATCCTGGAGGAGGGCAGCGTCTTCGGGATCTACCCCGAGGGCACGCGGTCTCCCGACGGGCGGCTGTACCGGGGCCGCACCGGCATCGCACGCCTGACGCTCATGACCGGGGCGCCGGTCGTTCCGTTCGCGATGATCGGCACGGACAAGATCCAGCCGGGTGGGGCGGGGATGCCCCGGCCGCGGAAGGTCACGGTTCGCTTCGGCGAGGCGATGGAGTTCTCGCGGTACGAGGGGATGGACCGGGACCGGTACGTGCTGCGCGCGGTGACCGACTCCGTGATGGCGGAGGTCATGCGGCTGTCCGGGCAGGAGTACGTGGACATGTACGCGAGCAAGGCCAAAGAGGCGGCGTAG
- a CDS encoding RNA polymerase sigma factor, translating into MTDDLVAALRPLLLAEASAEAPAAGTEPGDLEQAVWLRLLERLDSDGPPADPPGWLRRAVRSEARRSRRTTRHERPYEHEPAADTERHDPEHLALAAARRRALREAVRRLPGRCPRLVEALLSPNDLTYREIAGELGISQGSLGPERSRCLGCLRRMLTPEVAARGARG; encoded by the coding sequence ATGACGGACGACCTGGTTGCCGCCCTGCGCCCGCTGCTCCTCGCGGAGGCCTCAGCCGAGGCACCCGCCGCCGGAACGGAGCCGGGCGACCTGGAACAGGCGGTCTGGCTCCGCCTCCTGGAACGCCTCGACTCCGACGGCCCGCCCGCGGACCCACCGGGCTGGCTGCGCAGGGCGGTCCGCTCCGAGGCCCGCCGAAGCCGCCGTACGACCCGCCATGAACGGCCGTACGAGCACGAGCCCGCCGCCGACACCGAGCGTCACGACCCCGAACACCTGGCCCTCGCGGCCGCCCGCCGCCGCGCCCTGCGCGAAGCGGTCCGCCGTCTCCCCGGCCGCTGCCCCCGCCTCGTCGAGGCCCTGCTCTCCCCGAACGACCTGACATACCGGGAAATCGCGGGGGAGTTGGGTATCTCACAGGGCAGTCTCGGCCCGGAACGTTCCAGATGCCTGGGATGTCTGCGTCGAATGCTCACGCCGGAGGTTGCGGCCCGCGGAGCGCGGGGATAG
- a CDS encoding MFS transporter, whose amino-acid sequence MTSTLQSATTTEAVTKRPGRWLALSVLVLAVLLVAVDATVLGLATPYISEDLKPSGTQLLWIGDVYSFVIAGLLVSMGSLGDRIGRKRILLVGATAFGAVSVLNAYATTPEMMIVARALLGVAGATLMPATLALIRNLFHDPRERSLAIGIWGATASAGTAVGPIVGGFLLEHFWWGSVFLINLPVMAVLVVVGIKLLPESRNPNPGPWDMISVVLSLVGMIGVVYAVKEAAAVGFTWVMAAAGLLGAAALYGFVRRQLTLPTPLLDMRLFRHRGFSGAVLADLLTILGLSGLVFFLSQFLQLVQGRGPFEAGLAELPAAIGAVVAGLIAGRAARRYSVRAVVSGGLAAIGLALAVLTVIDRSTGYPLLGAALLVVGVGAGFSFTVTSDVILSSVPKEQAGAASAVSETAYELGAALGIAVLGSIVTGVYRDFTGPAGTPTEAHESLGGAVEAAAGMPAQTSEAMLDAARSSFVDGLALAAGVGAAVLLAAAVAAWFLLRGQRLDNTA is encoded by the coding sequence ATGACCAGCACCCTGCAGTCGGCGACCACGACCGAGGCGGTGACCAAGCGCCCCGGCCGTTGGCTCGCGCTGTCCGTCCTCGTCCTCGCCGTGCTGCTGGTGGCCGTGGACGCGACCGTCCTCGGCCTCGCGACCCCCTACATCAGCGAGGACCTGAAGCCCTCCGGCACCCAGCTGCTGTGGATAGGCGACGTCTACTCCTTCGTCATCGCCGGTCTGCTGGTGTCGATGGGCAGCCTCGGCGACCGAATAGGCCGCAAGCGGATCCTGCTCGTCGGTGCCACCGCGTTCGGCGCGGTGTCCGTGCTCAACGCCTACGCGACGACCCCGGAGATGATGATCGTCGCCCGGGCCCTGCTCGGTGTCGCGGGCGCCACCCTGATGCCGGCCACGCTCGCCCTGATCCGCAACCTCTTCCACGACCCGCGCGAACGCAGCCTCGCCATCGGCATCTGGGGCGCGACCGCCTCCGCCGGTACGGCCGTCGGCCCGATCGTCGGTGGCTTCCTGCTCGAACACTTCTGGTGGGGCTCGGTCTTCCTGATCAACCTGCCCGTGATGGCGGTCCTCGTCGTCGTCGGCATCAAGCTGCTCCCCGAGTCCCGCAACCCGAACCCCGGTCCCTGGGACATGATCAGCGTCGTGCTGTCCCTCGTCGGCATGATCGGTGTCGTGTACGCCGTCAAGGAGGCGGCCGCGGTCGGCTTCACCTGGGTCATGGCCGCCGCGGGCCTGCTGGGTGCCGCCGCGCTGTACGGCTTCGTACGCCGCCAGCTCACCCTGCCGACCCCGCTGCTGGACATGCGGCTGTTCCGTCACCGCGGCTTCAGCGGCGCGGTGCTGGCCGACCTGCTGACCATCCTCGGCCTGTCCGGCCTGGTGTTCTTCCTCTCCCAGTTCCTGCAACTCGTCCAGGGCAGGGGCCCGTTCGAGGCGGGCCTCGCCGAGCTGCCCGCCGCGATCGGCGCGGTCGTCGCCGGCCTGATCGCCGGCCGTGCGGCCCGCCGTTACTCGGTACGGGCCGTCGTCTCCGGCGGCCTCGCGGCCATCGGCCTCGCCCTGGCCGTGCTCACGGTCATCGACCGCTCGACCGGCTACCCCCTGCTGGGCGCCGCCCTGCTGGTGGTCGGCGTCGGCGCCGGCTTCTCCTTCACGGTGACGTCGGACGTGATCCTCTCCAGCGTGCCGAAGGAGCAGGCGGGAGCGGCGTCGGCGGTGTCGGAGACGGCGTACGAGCTGGGTGCCGCTCTGGGTATCGCGGTGCTGGGCTCGATCGTGACCGGCGTCTACCGGGACTTCACGGGCCCGGCGGGCACTCCGACAGAGGCGCATGAGTCACTGGGTGGTGCCGTGGAAGCCGCGGCGGGAATGCCGGCCCAGACCTCCGAGGCGATGCTGGACGCGGCTCGCAGTTCCTTCGTCGACGGTCTCGCCCTCGCGGCGGGCGTCGGAGCGGCCGTACTGCTCGCGGCGGCGGTGGCAGCGTGGTTCCTCCTGCGCGGCCAGCGGCTCGACAACACGGCCTGA
- a CDS encoding FMN-binding protein, translating to MRKSHPIRRVVLAGAATVSGIVLLLSLKPATDPGSAQAAGVGAPPAASAQGGAQAASGTVTGDAAQTQYGAVQVRLTVANGKITKAEAVQAPKGGQSDQITANAVPKLNQAVVTAQSANVDAVSGATYTSNGYKKSVQSAIDKANASAGSQGSGGSAQAATVTGDAVQTQYGAVQVRVTVAGGKITKAEAVQAPKGGQSDKVTANAVPKLNQAAVATGTADIDAVSGATYTSNGYKESLQSALDKAKASAGSSQGSGSQGSGGGAAQARTVTGSVSQTQYGAVQVRITVAGGKITKAEAVQAPKGGQSDQITANAVPKLNQAAVATGTADVDAVSGATYTSNGYKESLQSALDQAGG from the coding sequence ATGAGGAAGAGTCACCCGATCCGCCGCGTTGTGCTGGCAGGTGCCGCCACCGTGTCCGGGATCGTGCTGCTGCTGTCGCTGAAGCCGGCGACCGACCCGGGCTCCGCGCAGGCGGCGGGTGTCGGCGCACCGCCGGCGGCCTCGGCCCAGGGCGGCGCCCAGGCGGCGTCCGGCACGGTCACCGGTGACGCGGCGCAGACCCAGTACGGCGCCGTGCAGGTGCGGCTGACCGTGGCCAACGGAAAGATCACCAAGGCCGAGGCGGTCCAGGCACCCAAGGGCGGCCAGAGCGACCAGATCACCGCGAACGCCGTACCCAAGCTCAACCAGGCGGTGGTCACCGCCCAGAGCGCGAACGTCGACGCCGTGTCCGGGGCGACGTACACCAGCAACGGCTACAAGAAGTCCGTCCAGTCGGCGATCGACAAGGCGAACGCGAGCGCCGGCTCCCAGGGCTCGGGCGGCTCCGCCCAGGCCGCCACCGTCACCGGCGACGCCGTCCAGACGCAGTACGGCGCGGTTCAGGTCCGTGTCACCGTGGCCGGCGGAAAGATCACCAAGGCCGAGGCCGTCCAGGCACCCAAGGGCGGCCAGAGCGACAAGGTCACCGCCAACGCCGTACCCAAGCTCAACCAGGCCGCCGTAGCCACCGGAACCGCCGACATCGACGCCGTCTCCGGAGCCACCTACACCAGCAACGGCTACAAGGAATCGCTCCAGTCGGCTCTGGACAAGGCGAAGGCGAGCGCGGGTTCGTCACAGGGTTCCGGCTCCCAGGGTTCGGGCGGCGGCGCCGCTCAGGCCCGCACGGTCACCGGCAGCGTCTCCCAGACGCAGTACGGCGCGGTTCAGGTCCGCATCACCGTCGCCGGCGGAAAGATCACCAAGGCCGAGGCCGTCCAGGCACCCAAGGGCGGCCAGAGCGACCAGATCACCGCCAACGCCGTACCCAAACTCAACCAGGCCGCCGTCGCCACCGGAACCGCCGACGTCGACGCCGTCTCCGGAGCCACCTACACCAGCAACGGCTACAAGGAATCCCTCCAGTCCGCACTGGATCAGGCCGGTGGCTGA
- a CDS encoding pyridoxamine 5'-phosphate oxidase family protein — MGKTYERIDGRLRTFIEEQPLFFTATAPLSGDGTVNLSPKGLKGSFAILDELTVAYLDFAGSNAETVAHLRENGRITLMWCAFQGPPNIVRVHGRGDAVFRDDPRFKELLGHFPDIDPSLHGLRAIIVVRADVIRDSCGYAVPLMTYDEDRDLHSKRFAREDDDSLSAYFSKKEYIATSLDGLPGLPLPLPPSSV, encoded by the coding sequence GTGGGAAAAACTTACGAACGCATAGACGGCAGGCTGCGGACCTTCATCGAGGAGCAGCCCCTCTTCTTCACCGCGACCGCTCCCCTGTCCGGCGACGGCACGGTCAACCTCTCCCCCAAGGGCCTCAAGGGTTCCTTCGCGATCCTCGACGAACTGACCGTCGCCTACCTCGACTTCGCCGGCTCCAACGCCGAGACCGTCGCGCATCTGCGGGAGAACGGCCGGATCACCCTGATGTGGTGCGCCTTCCAGGGCCCGCCGAACATCGTCCGCGTCCACGGCCGCGGTGACGCCGTCTTCCGCGATGACCCGCGGTTCAAGGAGCTGCTCGGGCACTTTCCCGACATCGACCCGTCCCTGCACGGGCTGCGCGCGATCATCGTGGTCCGGGCCGACGTCATCCGCGACTCCTGCGGGTACGCGGTGCCCCTGATGACGTACGACGAGGACCGCGACCTGCACAGCAAGCGGTTCGCGCGCGAGGACGACGACTCGCTGAGCGCGTACTTCAGCAAGAAGGAGTACATCGCGACCAGCCTGGATGGCCTACCCGGGCTGCCGCTGCCGCTCCCGCCCTCTAGCGTCTGA
- the argH gene encoding argininosuccinate lyase, which yields MSSNSGDVRLWGGRFADGPAEALAKLSASVHFDWRLAPYDIAGSRAHARVLHKAGLLTPDELTRMIAGLDQLEADVADGSFVGTIADEDVHTALERGLLERLGPDLGGKLRAGRSRNDQVATLFRMYLRDHARTVGGLIADLQDALIGLAEAHPDVAMPGRTHLQHAQPVLFAHHVLAHVQSLSRDAERLRQWDERTAVSPYGSGALAGSSLGLDPEAVAKDLGFEHGSAANSIDGTASRDFVAEFAFITAMIGVNLSRIAEEIIIWNTKEFSFVTLHDAFSTGSSIMPQKKNPDIAELARGKSGRLIGNLTGLLATLKALPLAYNRDLQEDKEPVFDSCDQLEVLLPAFTGMMATLTVNRERMEELAPAGFSLATDIAEWLVKQGVPFRVAHEVAGECVKVAEAENKELADLTDEQFAKISAHLTPEVRSVLNVPGALASRSGRGGTAPSAVAIQLAEVKQDVAAQHEWATAKDKR from the coding sequence GTGAGCAGCAACAGCGGTGACGTCCGGCTCTGGGGCGGCCGTTTCGCCGACGGTCCCGCCGAGGCACTGGCCAAGCTGTCCGCATCCGTCCACTTCGACTGGCGGCTGGCGCCGTACGACATCGCCGGCTCGCGTGCCCACGCGCGCGTGCTGCACAAGGCGGGGCTGCTCACGCCGGACGAGCTGACCCGGATGATCGCCGGGCTGGACCAGCTGGAGGCGGACGTCGCCGACGGCTCCTTCGTGGGCACGATCGCCGACGAGGACGTCCACACCGCCCTGGAGCGCGGGCTGCTGGAGCGCCTCGGCCCGGACCTCGGCGGCAAGCTGCGGGCCGGTCGGTCGAGGAACGACCAGGTGGCGACGTTGTTCCGGATGTACCTGCGCGACCACGCCCGCACCGTCGGCGGCCTGATCGCCGACCTCCAGGACGCCCTGATCGGCCTCGCCGAGGCCCACCCGGACGTGGCGATGCCCGGCCGCACCCACCTGCAGCACGCCCAGCCGGTGCTCTTCGCCCACCACGTGCTGGCCCACGTCCAGTCCCTGTCCCGGGACGCCGAGCGACTGCGCCAGTGGGACGAGCGGACGGCCGTCTCGCCGTACGGCTCGGGCGCCCTTGCGGGATCGTCCCTCGGCCTCGACCCGGAGGCGGTGGCGAAGGACCTCGGCTTCGAGCACGGGTCCGCCGCCAACTCCATCGACGGCACGGCCTCCCGTGACTTCGTCGCCGAGTTCGCCTTCATCACCGCGATGATCGGCGTGAACCTCTCCCGGATCGCCGAGGAGATCATCATCTGGAACACGAAGGAGTTCTCCTTCGTGACCCTGCACGACGCGTTCTCCACGGGCTCGTCGATCATGCCGCAGAAGAAGAACCCGGACATCGCGGAGCTGGCGCGCGGCAAGAGCGGCCGCCTGATCGGCAACCTGACGGGTCTGCTGGCCACGCTCAAGGCCCTGCCCCTCGCCTACAACCGCGACCTCCAGGAGGACAAGGAGCCCGTCTTCGACTCCTGCGACCAGCTGGAGGTCCTGCTCCCCGCCTTCACCGGCATGATGGCCACCCTCACTGTCAACCGTGAGCGCATGGAGGAACTGGCCCCGGCCGGCTTCTCCCTCGCCACCGACATCGCCGAGTGGCTGGTCAAGCAGGGCGTCCCCTTCCGCGTCGCCCACGAGGTCGCCGGCGAGTGCGTCAAGGTGGCCGAGGCCGAGAACAAGGAACTGGCCGACCTGACGGACGAACAGTTCGCGAAGATCTCCGCCCACCTCACGCCTGAGGTGCGCTCGGTGCTGAACGTGCCGGGGGCCCTGGCTTCCAGGAGCGGCCGTGGGGGTACCGCCCCGAGCGCGGTGGCGATCCAGCTGGCCGAGGTGAAGCAGGACGTGGCGGCCCAGCACGAGTGGGCGACCGCCAAGGACAAGCGGTAG